CGGAAAGACCGAAAAAGAAATCAAATCATAATCCCGGACAGCGCCCACGGCACCAATCCCGCCTCGGTAACCACGGCCGGTTTCGAGACCGTGCAGATTGCCTCCGGTTCGGACGGGCGGGTCAGTCTGGAAAAGCTCAAAGAGGCGCTTTCCGAGCGCACCGCCGGGATGATGCTGACCAACCCAAACACGCTCGGCTTGTTTGAAAGGAATATTCTGGATATTTGCCGCTTTGTCCATGAAGCGGGTGGGCTGATGTACATGGACGGCGCTAATCTGAATGCTTTAATGGGTATCGTCAAACCCGGTGATTTGGGCTTTGATATCGTCCACTTCAATTTGCATAAAACCTTTTCCACACCCCATGGAGGCGGCGGCCCGGGAGCGGGGGCGGTGGGGGTCAAAAAATTCCTCGAACCGTATCTTCCCAATCCGCGGGTGGAGAAAATCGACAAGAAGGGGAAGGATTGGTACCGTTTTACGGAAAGCAAAAAATCCATCGGCCGAGTGCATTCGGCCTTCGGCAACTTCGGCGTTTTGGTGCGGGCCTACACCTACATCCGCACGCTGGGAGCGGAGGGGCTTTCCGAAGTTTCCGAGAACGCCATCCTCAACGCCAACTATCTTTTCGCCCGGATCAAGGATTACTATGACGTTCCTTATCCCGGATTCTGCCAGCACGAATTTGTGCTCTCCGGCAACCGGCAAAAGGCCAAAGGCGTGCGAACGATGGACATCGCCAAGCGGCTTCTGGATTTCGGCGTGCACGCCCCCACGGCCTATTTTCCGCTCATTGTGCCGGAGGCCTTGATGATTGAGCCGACCGAAACGGAAAGCCGGGAAAGCGTCGATTATCTGGCGGACGCCTTCATTCAAATCGCCAAGGAGGCGGAAACCGACCCGGAAAAAGTCAAAAAAGCCCCCCATACCACGCCGGTGGGGCGGCTGGACGAAGTGAAAGCGGCCCGGGATTTGGACATCGCTTTTCATAAATAGCATAAAATTCCCCTTTGAAAAACCTGCAAAAATATTAAACCTTTTGAGCCGGCCGAGCGTAGTAGAAGGGGTATGGGAGGAAGGATGATGAGAAAAATATTGCTGTCCGGATTTTTTTTATTGGCATTGACCGGCTTTGTCCAAGCGCAGCGGATTCCGCTGGAGGTTTCCTTTGGTGTCGGCGGCTATTTTCCGGAAGACGGCCGGTATTCCCATTATTTTGACCACAACCCGGCCAGTTTCTCCGGGCAGGTGGTCTATGGATGGAAAGTGCTGGATATAAAGGCCGGGTTTGAGCGGATGCAGAAATGGAACCGGGGCGGGGATGAATTTAACCAAACGACGTTTTATCCCGATTTTGGCGCCGTGGATTCGGTAAAGCTTACGAACACCTCCACCGCGGTCAACGCGTATCTGCGCACCTCCGGCTTCCGGATTGGAGCGGCTTTTCATCCGTTCCGCGAGGCGGCTTTCTCCCCCTTCTTTGGCATCGGCGGCAGTTTCGGCTCCAGCAAAGGACGGGGGGATTCCGTGGCGGTGGTGACGGACACCATTCTGGATGACCAGTTTGCCTACGACACTTCCTACACCACCGTCAACCAAAGCCAGGTGGCGGAGTTTGACGAAAGCTTTTCCGGGCTCTACCTTGAGGTCGGCGCGCAGGCCCGGCTCCCCTACAATTTCTTTTTTGTTTTCGAAGCCATCCGGGACTTCCGTTCGGAAGACAAGGCGGGGGTTATTGGCCCGGCCAACGGCGGGGGCACACTTCTGGGAATACGATTGGGCTATCGGTTTTGAACGGGTTGACTAAAAAAGCCCCCGCCAAAACTTTTGGGCGGGGTTTTTTTGTATCAAAAAGATACGATGGATAATTTAACCCACACCCTGTTCGGGGCGGCGGTGGGGAGGTTGTTTGAAGAGAAACTCTCCCGCAAGGCCGCCTTTTGGACGGCGGCGGTTTCTTCCAATCTGCCGGACGCCGATTTCATCTACCGCCTCGAAGGGGCGGCGAAATACTTTGATGAACACCGCGGTTTCTCCCACTCCGTCGCCGGGCTGCCCTTGGAGGCGTTAGTCGTGGCCGCCGTGGTCTGGCTTTTCGTGGGGCAGAAGTTCAAATGGATTTTTCTTTTGGCGCTTTTGGCCAGTTACGGCCACATGCTTCTGGATTTGCTCAATCCGTACCCCACCTGCGCGCTGCTGCCCTTCACGGAGAAAAAATTCGCCTGGGACTTGGTGTTTATCGTCGATCCTTTGCTCTGGCTCGTTTTTGCAGTTTGTTTGATTTGGGGAAGGAAGTCACTTGGAAAATGGAAAACGAGCGGGATTACGGCCCTTTCCATTTTTGCGGCCTATATTCTTTTGCGGCTGGGGTCGCACGAGCTGGCGGCCAAAAAGCTTTTGGCCTCGCCGCCGGTTGCGGCGTACGAGCGGGTGAAAGATTACGGCATTTATCCGCGCCTTTTTGGATTCTGGCAATGGCGCTACGTGGTGGAGACCGACGGCAATTTCTATCAGGGGGAGGTCTCACTTTTCGAGGACCGCCCCTATCCGGGGGCAAAATACGCCAAGGTGCCGGAGAACGAATTTGTGGCGGCGGCCAAGGAGACCTATCTGGCCACCGTTTTTCTGAAGTTTGCCCGTTTCCCCTACCTGTCACTTTACCATCAAGGGGATTCCACGCTGGTCCGATGGGATGATTTGCGCTATGTGGCGCCGGGGGAGGAGAATTTTTTCGGCGCGGCGGTTTTGGTTTCCCCCTCCAAGCAGGTGGTCGAAATGGAGGCGCCGCCGGTGCTAATCAAGCGGACCTGGCGGCGAATAATCGGCCGATGGGGCGAAGAAACCTGAATAGCTTTTCGGCCGCGTAAGAAGTTGTTTCTGATGCGCGTGTGTCGGGAGCAACTTCCGACACAACGTAAATATTGCCGGAGCGGGGGTTCCGGCCTACCCTTCCGGGAAAAAAACTAAGGCCGCCCTACCGATTGGTCGGACGGCCTTCCCCTCTCCTAAAGAGGTTTAACGGCCGGCGTTGAAGAAGAAATTCAATCCGCCGTTGAAAACGAAATAGTTGGTGGCCGGGTCGGAAAAGGCGTTGTGATACGTCATCCCGAGGTTCAACCCGACGGTCGGCGTCAAACCCCAGAGCACGCCGCCTCCCAGATTGAAACCGAGGTTCGTTTCGCCGGAGCCGGAGCCGGTCGCGACGTCAATTTCGGCCTGCGTGGCGCCGGTGCCGGAAGCGGAACCCTTGGTATTGTAGATGCCCAGCCCGCCGGAAACATAGGGAGAAATCTTCGGCGAGGCGGTGGCGAACAGATGCCGGGCGTAACCGGAAAACTGCATCGTGCGGAACTTCCAGCTTGAAATGTCCCCACCCGGAGGCAAAGCCGCTTCCGCGGCCGTTTTGCTGTCGTCCGAGGCGCTGGTCTGGGCCCAGGCGGTGGAGACGCCGATGGTCCAGTCGTTTCGAATGTAGTACTCGGCCGCTCCCTGGAAGCGGAAACCGCTGTTGGAAACGTCGCCGTAGTCGCCGGTCGGAACCACAAAGCCGAGCTTCGGCACGATGGCAAACCAGCCCTTGTGCTGGGCCAGGCCCGATGCCGGAGCGCGGTTGATCCGCGGCCTGGGGCTTTCCTTACGCGGCGCCGCCTGGGCCGCAAAAGCCCCCAAAAGCATGAATGCAGCGGCTAATGCAACTAACTTCTTCATTGCTCCTCCTTCTTTCTGGGCGTATGTAAGCCCCCGGATTAATTATCGGCATTACGGGGGGGTACTTTAGGCCAAAAAAAGAAGGCCGCCCGGCTGGGCGGCCTTCAATACCCCGTTGTCCAAAAAGCGCTTACGGCATCATGCCAAAGTTGAAATTGAGGCCGGCGGAAAGGCCAAATCCGGAAATGTTGTCCGACGGTTTGGCATAAAGGAAGTTGACCTCTATCGGCAACGACAAAAGCCGCCCCAAGCGGATATCCACGCCGCCGTTGACGCCAAATCCCACGCCATCTTCGCTTACGGTTGTGGTGGTATTTCCAGAAACCGTCTCCACTTCTTCACTTACGAAGTAAAAATTTCCCTGCAGAAAGAGCTTCAGGTTGTTTTGGGGCGCAACCACCCGCACCCCCGGGCCGAAATAGGAGTTGAGAAGGTTCAAATCATTTCCGCTAACTTCCTGCGTGCTGGCGGTGCCGCGCGCCTCCACCGCGAGGTCGATATTCGGAGTAACGGAATAGCGGTAGGTCAAGGCGGCGTGGCCCGAATTGGAAAAATCGTACCCGAGCGGCTTGACGTCGTCATCGATCAATTTT
This genomic window from Verrucomicrobiia bacterium contains:
- the gcvPB gene encoding aminomethyl-transferring glycine dehydrogenase subunit GcvPB; translated protein: MNTIVEPTIFELSSPGRKGVSLPKTDVPEPERLPSQFERKGGLDWPEAAEIDVMRHFVRISVLNHHIEKGIYPLGSCTMKYNPKVNEQAARLPGFAEIHPEASEEDVQGALKLMHELAGFLAEIGGVDAVTLQPSAGAQGELVGLLLMRAHHGERKDRKRNQIIIPDSAHGTNPASVTTAGFETVQIASGSDGRVSLEKLKEALSERTAGMMLTNPNTLGLFERNILDICRFVHEAGGLMYMDGANLNALMGIVKPGDLGFDIVHFNLHKTFSTPHGGGGPGAGAVGVKKFLEPYLPNPRVEKIDKKGKDWYRFTESKKSIGRVHSAFGNFGVLVRAYTYIRTLGAEGLSEVSENAILNANYLFARIKDYYDVPYPGFCQHEFVLSGNRQKAKGVRTMDIAKRLLDFGVHAPTAYFPLIVPEALMIEPTETESRESVDYLADAFIQIAKEAETDPEKVKKAPHTTPVGRLDEVKAARDLDIAFHK
- a CDS encoding metal-dependent hydrolase, whose protein sequence is MYQKDTMDNLTHTLFGAAVGRLFEEKLSRKAAFWTAAVSSNLPDADFIYRLEGAAKYFDEHRGFSHSVAGLPLEALVVAAVVWLFVGQKFKWIFLLALLASYGHMLLDLLNPYPTCALLPFTEKKFAWDLVFIVDPLLWLVFAVCLIWGRKSLGKWKTSGITALSIFAAYILLRLGSHELAAKKLLASPPVAAYERVKDYGIYPRLFGFWQWRYVVETDGNFYQGEVSLFEDRPYPGAKYAKVPENEFVAAAKETYLATVFLKFARFPYLSLYHQGDSTLVRWDDLRYVAPGEENFFGAAVLVSPSKQVVEMEAPPVLIKRTWRRIIGRWGEET
- a CDS encoding outer membrane beta-barrel protein, with the protein product MKKLVALAAAFMLLGAFAAQAAPRKESPRPRINRAPASGLAQHKGWFAIVPKLGFVVPTGDYGDVSNSGFRFQGAAEYYIRNDWTIGVSTAWAQTSASDDSKTAAEAALPPGGDISSWKFRTMQFSGYARHLFATASPKISPYVSGGLGIYNTKGSASGTGATQAEIDVATGSGSGETNLGFNLGGGVLWGLTPTVGLNLGMTYHNAFSDPATNYFVFNGGLNFFFNAGR
- a CDS encoding outer membrane beta-barrel protein, with protein sequence MNKKMLVLAIFLIGLPAIPALGQNNRHHIGLVLGYAKLIDDDVKPLGYDFSNSGHAALTYRYSVTPNIDLAVEARGTASTQEVSGNDLNLLNSYFGPGVRVVAPQNNLKLFLQGNFYFVSEEVETVSGNTTTTVSEDGVGFGVNGGVDIRLGRLLSLPIEVNFLYAKPSDNISGFGLSAGLNFNFGMMP